The genomic interval aacaattacATCTGCCCAGTATGGATTATACAGAAACCTATGTCACAGATTATGTTAACAATATAATCAGTAACAACataattcagttattttataccactatcattttcaaaataaatgaataaataaaattgtagcTGGAGCTCGAACAATTGTTTATATACTAATATGCCCAGTGgtgtttaatgtaatttaaattttaattcttGTGTACATGGTACTTCCAAATTAACTATCCCTAATAATTTTTTCATTAGTTTGAAAGCAAAATTAACAATCCCTGTGCACCTATATCATCAGAGATATGGTGATATCTTTTGTTTGAGATGCACATAATTCCATTTCATCTGGCTTTTGTAATTACTGTGCTCCCTACACGTTCAAGAGACTTTTATTGTGACCACAAACTTGCTTGGATTACTTAATTATTAAAAGATCAAGGTTCCATGAAACACAAGactttgctgatgttttttctCTATCATCATTGTAGCGGGAGACTTTGATGGAGCCTTCCAACTCCACCCTAGCACGGGAGCTCTGTCCACCTCACGCGGACTTGACAGGGAGACAATTGCGGAATATAACTTGGAGGTGGTGGCCAAGGACCGAGGGAGTCCTCCTCTCAGTGCTACTGCCACAGTTAGAGTGAAAGTGTTAGATGTCAATGACAACAGCccagtttttaaaagaaacagctATAACACGGAGGTCTCTGAGGATGCTGCAGAGGGTTTTCAAGTTCTGCAAGTAagacagatgtttaaaaaataatcagagcTTCAAATGAGCACTCAGTTTATTAACATATTGCTGAATAATTTATCCTTCTTTTCCAGGTGTCAGCAACAGATGCTGATGATGATCTTAATGGGAAGATCCTGTATTTTCTTAGCCAGGAGGCACATGGAGCATTCACAGTCGATGAAGAGAGTGGTCGTATCACCACGTCAGCACCTTTGGATCGGGAAAAATTGGCGTCATACAGCTTTCAGGTGTTTGCTGTGGACCTTTCTCCTGCTATGCCCAGAAACTCTTCTGCTCAGGTAAAAACATTGGTGCTGATGGTGACCAGTTGCTACACTCACACaatgattttatctttttaacttATGGGACATTTACCCAACAGGTGATGGTCACCATTCTTGATGTCAATGACAATGCTCCCTTCTTCATACAAGACCCGTTGATCATCGAAGTTTCCAACAGGCGTTCCCAGCGTGTTTTAGCCACTATGAAGGCTGAGGATAAGGACTTTGGTGCCAACGGTTCTGTCTTTTATCGCTTTGCCACATCTGTGAAGGGCTTCAGCATCAATTCACTGACTGGGGAGATCCAGGCCACTGAACCGCTAAGAGACCTTACTCAGGCTCAAAGGACCTTGATAGTGGAGGCCATGGACCAAGGGAGCCCAGCACAGTCTGCACAAGGAGTGGTGGTAATTTTTGTAAAGGAAGTGGAGTACAATGGCATTCGATTCTCAAGGAATGCTCGAGATGTCAGCATACAGGAAAATGCTGCAAAAGGTTGGGGAGCATTGTTTGGAATCAGGGACTTGAATTGTTTGTCAGTTTCTCTAATCTCACAGTAAGTAATATTGTTTCTGATTCACAATTCTAGGCACAGCAGTGGCTCAGACTCAGGCTCAGTATCCTGATGGCACACGTATGGGGATCAGCTATAGTCTTTTTAGTGGGAACAAAAAGCAGGCTTTCAGTATCAGCTCCTCATCAGGTGAGATTATCCAGTTTGCTTGAAAACTATTAGTGTATAAAGCTGTCCCAGTTTGAGAATCTTCCCCATCAGTCTTGTTaacagatattttcttttcaccatcTGTCCTGTAGGTGAAATTTGGGTGCATAGCTCCCAGGGACTAGATTTTGAGGACAGTCCCCGACTCCGTCTTGTTGTGAAAGCTGAAACTGTGTCCTCCACATCATTCATGGCTATTAATTTGGTGCTTCAGGATGTTAATGACAACCTTCCTCGCTTCCAGTTGCAGAATTATGTTGCCTACATGAAAGAGGCACAAGGATATGAAATGCCAATTATACAGGTGTCTAAAAGTCATTAATGTTGACTTTACATTACTAACTCTTACTATCAGTATTAAACCCATTCACAGTTCTAGAggtaaaatgaacatgttttggggttttttaaattCCCTCCTCAATTCTTTTCCCAGGTGGTGGCCGAGGATGTGGATCAAGGGCAAAATGGTCAGGTGACCTACTCCATCCAGTCATCAAGCATGAGCGGCCTGTTTAAGATCGACCCGATGACAGGAAGCATCACGACAGCTGCCATCATGGACCGGGAGATCTTTACAAAAACTAAGTGAGGATAAATCATTAGTCCTGataaacatgcacaaaaacaattaacataCATCCTTGCAGAATACATATTAGTgctgcacaatatattgaaTATTAATTCAAAAAACATTATAAGTGTTTGTAATATCACAAAAGACTCCTTGTAAGTACATTGAGTCTTTAGTTGCTCCTCTTCTTGTTTTTCACCCTCCAAGTTGTTAGACTTCGGTAGGCTTAGGTGTGTTGCTAGTTTGTTGTCGCTATTTCCGGACTAGTAAAGTTGAACAGATATATAAAATCCTTAAACtgcatgttttgttgtgttactCGTTTTAAGAAATGACTGAAAGAAATTTGTTTCAATATGAATCTATATGTAGCCCTTCATGAAACAGAAGGTTATGGAGTACTTGCTAAAAGTTTTGAGACACTcctttaaaaccaaaaagatgctttcattatattttcatttgaatttttagTGGTTGGGCTAATTGTAAGAAATGATTTGTtgttgtgaaatggaagaaatttCTTCAGGGAAATATATTTTAGCAATGTTTAATGTGAGgttatgctactgcaataaaatatgaattttattttaagagctGTTACACAGCCTAACCTTAATGACTTGATTGGGTGCTTTATATGTACATATTCATGTTCTCTTCCTATTATATATTTTGATATCCATaatatctttgtaaaaaaaaaaattccaactcACAGGCTAGTAGTTACTGCAACAGACAGAGGAAGTCCAAGATTGGCTGGTTCAGCTACACTGACAGTGATAATTGTTGATCAGAATGACAACAGTCCTACTATCCCCTTACCGCAGGAGGTTCACATCCCAGAAAGTGagtatttttaacttttaaacaataTCTGTTTCATGTTCATCATGAACTGTTAAGTacaacaaacatatttatgtctCATTTTCTTAATACCCTTTCTTGTCAGATACATTAATCGGCACAGAGATTACTCTTGTGACGGGCAACGACGTTGACTCCAGTCCTGCCCTGTCCTACTCCTTGCAGCTTGACCCAACAGCTTTAGGAAAATTTGGGATTCACCGTTACAGTGGGGGTGTATCACTCACTGGCCCGCTGGACTTTGAAGAGAAAACATGGTACACCCTAACTGTCAGAGCCACAGACAGCCAGCACCAAACTGAGGCAAACATTACAATTGTCGTGGAGGATATTAATGACAATGCACCTACATTCACCCAAGGTCTCTATCAGGTAGGATGACCTATAAAGAAGGGAAAtaaaatctcctttttttttttactgttgtatGAATGTAAACTCATtgaaatcattgtttttaatgtgcacTATAAATTACATCTGCATTAGGAAATGCACacagtcatatttttcttttacatttttgacctCTTTACACCTCTAAAGACTTGACACCATAATAAATTTTACACCAGAAATTGTCGCTGCAGCACACAGCTTTAAAACTGTTGTAAAAACATGCAGGCACATTGCCTGTGTGCACACACTGTGGGCGATAAAAGTTAACTGCCTAATTTTAACTGGTGAAAAGTTGTAGAGATGAGCCTATATAAACTGTGTCAGGAAATTACCTCAACATTAGCACACTCTGAGGAAAAACAGGGACTGTGCTATGATATGCACTTTTCCTCATCTGTGGGGCTACTGCCTGTTGCCCTTTTGACTTGGATTTAGAGGATTTATAACAGTATTTATGTAACTGGTTTCCCTTTTTTGCCCTGTGGTGTAACTGTTCCATTCACACTTCTtcacaaaaagacaacaaatcaaattatcccaaaaaaacattttaacatgttcacatttttttctgttagtaaAGGGAAAACTGGCATGTTTTGTTGAGTTGTTGTttgaaaagtcatttttttagatatttgtatGCAACAAAAAGCTAGGGCTGTCAATTGATAAATACAATTTAAGTTTGAATTTGAGTAGTCAGTATGACTGGAAAGATGCTACATAAATTCAGTACATTTTCcaattatttgtttactgttagttaattaattaatcaattctTAAACCTCCAGATTACCCTGCCTGAGCACACACCACCTGGAAGTGCAGTTATCACAGTAACAGCTACTGACAAGGACTCTGGAGATAATGGAAAGATCACCTACAGAGTGATGTCGTCCACTCAGGAGGGTTATTATATTAACCCCAGCAATGGTAAGATTATCTATGTTTGGCAGTTTTCTATATTACTTGATCCTCACTGCATTTTTTTGCAGTGACTAGATTGCCTTTTCTGTCCAGGAACCTTGTTTATCAACCACCGAGCTGAGTTTGACCCTGAACGCCCAGCAGTAAACATTGTCATTGAAGCTCGAGATGGAGGCTCACCTCCACTCTTCACTCTTACTACAGTCCAAGTTCAAATATCTGATGTCAATGACAATTCTCCTGTGTTTCACCAGTCAGAGTACAGGTTAGTCAACATTTGTTTACAGGTGCATCTGAATAAATCAGAACATCAttgcaaagttaatttatttcagcagcaCATAGAGAAAGCTATTATAGCTATTTCATATTATATAGtttccataaaaacagaaaaatatatctaaGTACTCATTTatagaattgttttatttttttatttttgcttagttAGGAAAAATCCAAATTCATATTCTCAGAAAAGTATATTACATAagactaataaaatatttaaaagaaaaaagtttgttattgaaaaatatattcacataTTGTAAAGTAAATGCAGTCAGTACTTGGTTGGGTTTGATTTTGCATTAATTAATACATGAATGCTGCATTGCATGAAGACAACCAGTCTGTGGCATTGCAAGGGTGTTCAAGAAGACCAACTTGTCCTAAAAGCAACTTTTAGCTCTTCTGCATGGTTTGGGTCTGTTGTCTTTTATCTTGCTCCTAACAATAcctagaatatttttattttaatattttatttatgtttatgagATTTTCTGCTCAGACAAATGCAGTAATACTATGGTAAATGGCAGATAAGGCCATGGTTGATCTCAAGCACACTCATGAATGATATTTGTCTCACAATCCACTCAAGGCTGTGGTTATCCTTGTTATAtatgtcagtttttctttttacctgaattactggaataaattaactttgtggCAATATTCTAAATGATTCTGTTGTATTAGTAAACCTTGGAGCATGGTGGCCTAGTCTCAGCATTAATTCTTGtatgtgacatttttctgtATGCAGGGCTACAGTTTCTGAAGACGCCATCCCAGGGTCAACAGTTTTGACCTTTGAGGCCTTTGACAGTGACCTGTCACGAGAAAACTGTGGCTTTGACTTTGCCATTGCCAGCGGAAATGAAGGAAATGCATTTCAGATTGAGAGCAGCGTACGTTTCCTGGAAGGACGGGGCTTTCAGACAGTCGGAACtcttctattggctgagaggctTGACTTTGAAATCAAACCACTTTATAACCTCACTGTGGTGGTGTCAGACCGAGGTGTCCCCCAAAGGAGTTCTAATGTTGCTGCAATGATAACCATCACTGATGTTAATGACAACCCTCCAGTGTTCACTAGAGCAGAATATACTGTGTCACTCAGCGAGGGAGCGGCCTCTGGGACTGAGATTATACGACTGACTGCAACAggtgggaaaatgttttatatgctTACCTAATTTAGTTACTGTTCCTTCTTTTTAATCTGCTTCTTCTGTTTCAATTTGCAGACCCAGACTCAACTCCCAATGCCGAAGTCCAATATACCATCAGCTCTGGAGATGAGGTGAACCTATTTTCCATTGACCAGTGGACTGGAGCCATTAAGCTTGAGCAAACACTTGACCGGGAACACCAATCTATGCACATTATCATTATCCAAGCCACAGATGGCAATGGCCATTTTGCACTAGCTCCAGTCATTGTTGAAGTAAAGGATGTAAACGACAACCATCCATTTTTTCCTGTGGATGTCCTAACAGCCAGTATTCAGGAAAACCAGCCAGCAAACTCAGCTGTGACTGTTCTCCATGCCATAGACCATGACACAGGGGTTTTTGGCCAACTGAAGTACTACATGGTGGAGAGGTCTGGAAAAGGAAAGGACAACTTTGTTGTGGACCAGAATTCAGGAGAGATTCGAAGTAAATTTACATTTGACTATGAAAAGATCAACTCCTTCAATTTTGAAGCCTTGGCTGTGGATTCAGGCAACCATTCGGCAACTGTAACCGTACAGGTGTTTGTCACAGGTGAAGATGAGTATGACCCACTGTTCACTTCCAGTGAATTGTCCTTCGAAGTGCCAGAGGGAGCCAAGAAAGGCCAGAGCATTGGCCAGGTTCAAGCACAGGATGAGGATGAAGGAGTGGATGGTGTTGTTCTCTACTCTATAACTTCCAACTCACCATATtttgatgtaaacaaaactaCTGGTGTGATTTTTCTTAAGTTAGATagttccagcagcagcagcggtggGTCAGGCCGGGCTAAACGGGAAACCAGAGTTATGACCCTGGATGTAAAAGCTCACAGTCCACTTGATGCCTCTCGTTCTACATCCACCCAGATCTCCATTGACGTCACTAATACCAACTTTGGCTTGGCTGCTGATGTAAACATACTGCTTATTGTTATCATTGCTGTATCTCTGGGAGTCATTATATTACTTGTAGTTTTGGCTGTGGTAGTTTTCCTTGTCAAGTCacacagaaggaaaaaaggTCAAGATACAGAAGACAGGACTCTTGCATCAGGAACTGCCTTAAAGAAATTGGATGAATGCACCTCGGGACCTGGAGGAGACAATATTTACCACCAGACTTTGCCAGGTTATGTTGCTGATCAGGGAGGAGCTGGTGGTGGTCCCTACCCTAGAGGAGGCTCTTTGGACCCCTCTCATTCCAGTGGTAGAGGATCAGCTGAGGCAGCAGAGGATGATGAAATCCGAATGATTAATGAGTACCCTCGCGTTGCCTCTATTACCTCGTCCATGCAGGAACACATCTCAGCCAGAGGACCAGATTCTGGAATTCAGCAGGATGCTGACCAACTTTCGGACATATCCTGTGAACCAGCAGCTTTGGAGGGAAGCACGTGGTTCAAAGGAAAGAAACTGGGTGGCAGTCTGAGTGGGACCTTGCTTTCTGGCCAGCTCCCAGTCTACAGGGATGAAGGAGGTGGTTACCTAGGAGTAGGTCGTGGTTTAAATATTTCCCTCCCCAAGGATTATGCCTTCCCTGAGGATGGTAAACCATCAGTTGATGGTTCACTCACTGCTATTGTTGCGAGTGATGAGGAGCTTCGTGGAAGCTATAACTGGGATTACCTGCTCAACTGGTGTCCTCAGTTCCAACCTCTCGCCAATGTCTTCACTGAGATTGCCAGGCTAAAAGATGAAACCACTCAGCAAAATCAGAACCCTCGCCAACCCTTTCAACCCAAGCCCAAAATGGATCCCAAACCTAGAATCGACCCTCCTCCTCTCATCACATCAGTGGCTCACCCAGGGGCTATGACAGTGCCCCCTAAAGTCCCTGTAATTGGACGGACATTCCCCCACTTGTCCTCTCTTCGTAGGTCTCCTATTAGTCATGAAGGATCAATTTCCTCAGCAGCAATGTCGCCAAGCTTCTCTCCTTCCCTGTCACCTTTGGCTGCTCGGTCTCCAGCTGTTTCTCCATTTGGAGTTAACCAAGGGCCTTCTGCATCAATGATTAGCACCAGAGAACCTTCACTTGAGCAAAGTCCTGATCATGAGATGAGAATATGATTGCCACTATTTACAGAGGGATTTAAGACTGATGTCATGAACAAAGCATGCAATCCctctaaatgttcttttgaagaACATATACTTTTCTGGTATAACTGAtttcatcaaaagaaaaaacgttTCACAAATGCGCTGATCAATTTTGGTTTCAAACATCTCTTGGACAAACACTGCACATTTACCTAGTTTAATACTTGGGTTTGTTATTCAGACACTTGTCAATGTTGTAGGAATACacaaaagtgaaaacatgtCTGGTTTGACAAAACCAGCCaaactcttttattttttaaagtgacataGATCTCCATGAACTGAACAGGGTCTGGAGGTCAGTGTTTCCACTGACCAGCCCCTAAAGTCAGAGATCTCTTAGTgtgtagatagatagatgtgctgtttttcatgtttaccTCACTGGCTGGCCAGAGAGCTAAGGACCCTCTCTTTGTGTCAATGAACTTTTTTACACTACAGTATTAAACTTGTGTTGTGggtgctttttaaaatggcttCTGGACATGAGCAGAGACACAGTGATGGACCTGCAAAGGCATCACATAGTGGACAGAAATGGAGATTCCCTCCACGTCAAATAAcacttgttttgattttatttttatatttttatatgaatataTGATTTCAGGTCTATTATTCTACATTGAGAGGttattgttttgtgtatttgcatgtaTGTATATTTGTATGTATCTCTTACATTTTTAGAGACTCTTGTGACAGTTGtggaaaatgttggaaaatgtttttgtacaattatttatatgaaaatacAGACTCTCTGCCACAATTTGGCAACAGGAAACCAAGCACAGCTCAGTTTGATCTGTTTCTGACCTATTGTTactttctgatttctttttggGGTCAAGTTATTGATCAGCCCAACTCCAAAATAGAAGTCGAATGAAGATCATCAACATAAACTTAGcacaaaacataagaaaaattatgttttgtctgttttttttgttttggttttggctGTTGTTATAACAATGTTGTTTGTAAAGAAATCTTAGTGTGCAAAAGTCTGTTTCTTCAAAAGAGATGCCACAATTAAGCAGAAATGCGTGCATTTTCCTTCTAAACATGTCAGGTATCTACACTCTAGATCCTTCTTGCTCCAGGCACGGCGTCGAATAGgacacgttgtatagcttcaaagcaacggctttgtagcacaaagaagagcagagcagagtttattgcaggactgtaaaactctgctgggagcaactaaCACCTCCATCTCCCAGGGAGTCCTATCTGTCACCTCTCTCTCCCAAGGAGGCCTTAGGAAGAAATCagagttatttaacacacagaaacattacttACACTaagagtaaaagagaaaaagcatataagtaaacattatctaaatgtaactacaaggctacataatacaacgaatatttgataatactagTAATACATTTTACCCAACAACATggcacctttaaaaaaaaaaataaacaggcttttaaacaaaataagatattttcccAAACATCATTGTTACAAAATCTTgacaattttgttattttttaagctAAGTATATAAATCTCAGCTTCTCCAGTAATTCAGTATTATGTTGTGTGTGCTTGCACATAGTGGCACACTCCCACTGTCATTCAGGGACATCTGAATTTCCTGATCACCTATGTGTCTTTGATAAAAAGTGCTTCCTCAACGACAGTATTCACGGCCATTAGGCTATGAAGGTCTACATCTCAGCTTAATGAAAAGACAATGAACAAGCTGAGATTCTTAACTGAAAGAGTTTAAACATAAGAGGTTTTTTCCACAAAACCAGTTCATTTGTTAGATTTGGGCAGGAGTGAAAGCTGTTTCCCAAATGTTtccatgaaaaaacaaaaagcaaaatgaaaacaaaactaagaacTGTTTTTATAGTTCAAATCTCAAGCTGTCATGAGGTACATCATGATAATTTTCTAATCCAGTACATGTTTGATTCTCTCccttctgattttctttttgaacaaCAAAAGAGTGTTATTCACGAGTGACAATAGGACAGAGCAGTCCTATTGTCATGAAGAAAAGTGAAGCTCTTGACCTACTTATTCTATGAATGTTTTGACCTTCATTTAAGGAAACCAGGTGGCTCAAATAACCTTACTTTGTAAAGAGGCTGGGTTTCTCCTGCAAAAAAGGTAAAGAACTTGATCATCACTGAGATCTAACATATCTAATCCGTTGCCATGAAAACTCTTGGCTGAAGTAGTTTGAGGATTTGGTCACAACTAGGAAACTCTTCGATTTTTCCCAGCCTAATTGGAGGAGTTAGCCAGAACTTGTTTAAGGTGGTGTATTACTTTCTGCCTGGGACACCTCATTATCCCCCAGAATGAGCTGGAAGAAGGATTTCTGGAAAATCCTTCTTCtcagaaacaatatttattcaagacatttttgatcaaaatctgtaaaaagcCTGTTCATGGTACATATGAAGCAAATTTTATATTGTTGAAAATGACCGCAGTCAACTGAATAGCTTTTTCTTACTGCTTAGAAGACAAATTTTGTTATGTCTATTTGAGTCTTTTCTCTAGACTCGCATAGATCATGCTACACttacttgtatttatttaacaagaTTGTCAGTAACATCTCTTTAACTTCACTTCCAGACTCAACTCCCAGGTGTTGATACAGTAGCAGTGTTTTTCAGGGCTGAAGATTGCACTTTGGCGTTCAAAGCAGAAAGATCCTATGTTAAGCAAGCTCTAACCCCAGCCTAGGACGGGAACTGCTTTGGTGGAAAAATCAAGTTAGAGAAATGTAACTCATGAGCCAAACAAATGGGAAGCAAAAGCCTCAGTCCCCAATGAATGTAAAAGATTTTGGCAAACAGTGcagtgtttgtgtctgttttactttcaggtttaatgcattttatgttGGTGTTTCTTGCTGTAAGCCACATCAGGGGCTGTTTTTAACTCTTAATTTCCATTCAGACCATCTAACGAAATTGCATTTTCTGGATGTGCCGTTGTTTCCAAAATACGTTTTCTACCTCTGTTATTTGTTCATCATAACACTGCATGTTCTCTCATGCAAAGCAGAATGCTGTGGCTGACATGCTAAGACAATTTTATTActgctcaaaaacatttgtgttggtAAGCTTCAATTTAAACATGGATGCCAGTGACTGATCAGTGGACAAATGGCCAAAAGAAATAACAATGAGACAAGTTGTACAtgtatttaaagcaaataataaaTTCCTACTGATCTCTTTTGACAAACTGGAGTCAGACTTCATCTTTGTAGAATATCCAAGTTTCTCTAGTAATCTAAGATTACTAGTAATCTCTAGTAATCTAAGATTACTAGAGAAGAACTGTTACAAAAGTTAATCagacttaaaagaaacaaaagtcaaaaataagcTGCAAATATCTAGTGCATATATTAGGTCAAACTATGTGTGCATTTGTTATAGACATATTTTGAActtacaaaatacatttctgaatggaagaaaatagaatttaaaaagtaaattctttgaaaattaataattttcactgataaattaatcaataactaaaataattacttgCAGCCCTAAGATGCAATTTGGGCCCAAATTGGTCAGAGTTGataagaagatggatggagaatCTGtgtaaagacataaaaaatactCCTCAAACAAACCACATTAAATGTGACTGAATGAGCAtgatctatttttaaaaagggtAAAGATTTTAGTATTTATATGATCTCAGCTGGTAAATAGAAAATAGAATTGCACTCTAATTACAGTGGAGAGTTGTTCAATGGACAAACCACTAAAATCCTCCCATTTGTGAGTTACTAAATTTAGACTGTTATCCATACACATACAATCAGTCTacataatttcaatttaaacAGATGAACTAAGCGGTATACCTGCAgatatcaaaaagaaaaacttgctGGCTTGATCTAGATATTCACCTGCAAACAAAGTTTTGTCTGCAGTCTGCTGCCTCAACCtacaataaataattacaagCACACAGATAAATTAACTTGGAGACTGCTGCTCAGTGCCACATATGTCCCACATCAGCCTACCTAGCTAACAATAGCTGGCCTAGattctgtttttcagtgaacaaactaaaactgtgctgctttttcaatgaaaaataatgtagaAATGAACAAGAAAgca from Xiphophorus maculatus strain JP 163 A chromosome 11, X_maculatus-5.0-male, whole genome shotgun sequence carries:
- the LOC102230862 gene encoding protocadherin-16-like isoform X2, with the protein product MNVSATDGDRGSFGTIAYTLGSNSGGTLPFTINKETGQLCTSTALDRDEGLDKFDLIVTATDGGGLSSVSRVRVTVVDINDNRPTFYPVVYTVSLSTHSAPGTSVVKVTANDPDAGQNGKVTYRTVPGGGSTFFTLNKDTGVISLSRSLHGKSNTVISMVISAEDGGGLTAPVNARVNVSVVGGSVASPIFEQAQYFFTVSEDVLRGTAVGVVRAATKAGVSKGILYSISSGDPDGYFTVDSTSGTIRTALPLDHETCSSLDLEIQARSGSPPAYANSHVRITISDVNDNAPTFLPSSSESLLLPEITKMGTVIYRIQATDKDSGHNGQLSFDLISAGAAGSSGQRTFGVDRGSGEVRLIGSLSYESVPRYDLQVIAKDGGAPQLSSTFTLVVHIQAQDAQGPTFDTLTYRVELRENTLLNTRFLQVRALNKEASGNSGSSPSSSSVSYRLRPDGDAAGFGIMPDTGWLFVRSSLDREVKDMFLLTVLATSGPGGAGRTGSATVRVTVTDENDNSPRLSQERVFLAVRENLLAGTGFGRVSATDRDAGLNARLTYRLLHSDRHFQINSQTGEISTRLALDREQQSSYQLVVVVQDGGTPPRSATGTAHITVLDENDNAPNFTHVRPERELLFQVTEGLLSGTVVGTLSAKDPDEGENGTLHYSLSGPRAERFSLNPTSGELRTDSPLRWADRAEYGFTVTAVDHGTPGLSSTCQIRIQVLSNSRSSPTPNVLSMTLNTVEGTAPGSIIGSLQPPDHQDSTVQEGQVTYLVVGGTDRDGTFMVDRLEGDVYLVRELDYEKGSRYTLHIEVSDFSQAFPSSHLVKLDINVQDSNDHAPEFSEDPVTIVIQENIDPGASVYTFQAVDGDGSGPNSELRYSIEHHWPDTSDLLILDPVTGVLTLGKMLDRETTLSLYLVVRATDQAVNPSQRHWGSVTARLFVTDENDNAPTFSSPSAVSVMEDQPVGFVILYVVARDKDEGENGRLSYRIQAGNSAGRFALNPNTGSLSILKALDREEQEVFNLTVVAEDHGVPQLSTSQVLCVQVIDVNDEAPVFHQAEFEAQIMENRGPGTTVYTITATDRDQGSNGHITYGGVTEDGFVINPLTGVITTTKELDTEVQDHYTLTVYARDGGLPANFAKAVVRVEVQDVNDNIPIFAKSLYELEVPENQDPVELCFIKATDPDSGPGGELEYRIAAGDFDGAFQLHPSTGALSTSRGLDRETIAEYNLEVVAKDRGSPPLSATATVRVKVLDVNDNSPVFKRNSYNTEVSEDAAEGFQVLQVSATDADDDLNGKILYFLSQEAHGAFTVDEESGRITTSAPLDREKLASYSFQVFAVDLSPAMPRNSSAQVMVTILDVNDNAPFFIQDPLIIEVSNRRSQRVLATMKAEDKDFGANGSVFYRFATSVKGFSINSLTGEIQATEPLRDLTQAQRTLIVEAMDQGSPAQSAQGVVVIFVKEVEYNGIRFSRNARDVSIQENAAKGTAVAQTQAQYPDGTRMGISYSLFSGNKKQAFSISSSSGEIWVHSSQGLDFEDSPRLRLVVKAETVSSTSFMAINLVLQDVNDNLPRFQLQNYVAYMKEAQGYEMPIIQVVAEDVDQGQNGQVTYSIQSSSMSGLFKIDPMTGSITTAAIMDREIFTKTKLVVTATDRGSPRLAGSATLTVIIVDQNDNSPTIPLPQEVHIPENTLIGTEITLVTGNDVDSSPALSYSLQLDPTALGKFGIHRYSGGVSLTGPLDFEEKTWYTLTVRATDSQHQTEANITIVVEDINDNAPTFTQGLYQITLPEHTPPGSAVITVTATDKDSGDNGKITYRVMSSTQEGYYINPSNGTLFINHRAEFDPERPAVNIVIEARDGGSPPLFTLTTVQVQISDVNDNSPVFHQSEYRATVSEDAIPGSTVLTFEAFDSDLSRENCGFDFAIASGNEGNAFQIESSVRFLEGRGFQTVGTLLLAERLDFEIKPLYNLTVVVSDRGVPQRSSNVAAMITITDVNDNPPVFTRAEYTVSLSEGAASGTEIIRLTATDPDSTPNAEVQYTISSGDEVNLFSIDQWTGAIKLEQTLDREHQSMHIIIIQATDGNGHFALAPVIVEVKDVNDNHPFFPVDVLTASIQENQPANSAVTVLHAIDHDTGVFGQLKYYMVERSGKGKDNFVVDQNSGEIRSKFTFDYEKINSFNFEALAVDSGNHSATVTVQVFVTGEDEYDPLFTSSELSFEVPEGAKKGQSIGQVQAQDEDEGVDGVVLYSITSNSPYFDVNKTTGVIFLKLDSSSSSSGGSGRAKRETRVMTLDVKAHSPLDASRSTSTQISIDVTNTNFGLAADVNILLIVIIAVSLGVIILLVVLAVVVFLVKSHRRKKGQDTEDRTLASGTALKKLDECTSGPGGDNIYHQTLPGYVADQGGAGGGPYPRGGSLDPSHSSGRGSAEAAEDDEIRMINEYPRVASITSSMQEHISARGPDSGIQQDADQLSDISCEPAALEGSTWFKGKKLGGSLSGTLLSGQLPVYRDEGGGYLGVGRGLNISLPKDYAFPEDGKPSVDGSLTAIVASDEELRGSYNWDYLLNWCPQFQPLANVFTEIARLKDETTQQNQNPRQPFQPKPKMDPKPRIDPPPLITSVAHPGAMTVPPKVPVIGRTFPHLSSLRRSPISHEGSISSAAMSPSFSPSLSPLAARSPAVSPFGVNQGPSASMISTREPSLEQSPDHEMRI